From Vreelandella neptunia, the proteins below share one genomic window:
- a CDS encoding Lrp/AsnC family transcriptional regulator: protein MDAIDRRILDQLQRNSSLTNQALADKIGLSPSACLKRVNRLRGAGIIEQEVALLNPDALEQCLHMVVEVTMERDKKSLYQRFLTTALSAPEVKQCYQVTDECDFVLIVTVADLDEYDRFCDRVLYGDDNMRKFRTLLSRKRHKFDTSVQLSR from the coding sequence ATGGACGCCATTGATCGACGAATCCTTGATCAGCTTCAGCGTAACTCCAGCCTGACCAACCAAGCACTAGCAGATAAGATAGGACTTTCACCTTCCGCCTGCTTAAAGCGCGTTAATCGATTACGCGGCGCTGGAATCATTGAGCAGGAGGTAGCACTACTCAACCCTGACGCCCTAGAGCAGTGCCTACACATGGTGGTTGAAGTCACCATGGAGCGGGATAAAAAATCACTCTACCAGCGTTTTCTAACAACAGCGCTGAGCGCCCCTGAAGTGAAGCAGTGCTATCAGGTAACCGACGAGTGTGATTTTGTATTGATAGTGACAGTCGCTGATTTAGATGAGTACGACCGTTTCTGCGATCGCGTACTTTATGGCGACGACAATATGCGTAAGTTCCGCACGCTACTGTCACGTAAGCGGCATAAGTTTGATACGTCTGTGCAGCTCAGTCGTTGA
- a CDS encoding TetR/AcrR family transcriptional regulator, translating to MARTQDEIRQTNVKKILQAAEQLFAEKGYAGASMGEIAQLAEIPKSNVHYYFSTKKALYQDVLLELLEVWKQDALCFELYDDPRVVLSTYIRAKMNHSRNRAHGSKVWAAEVMQGAPILKERLRDNLYEWAKLKESKIREWVESGQINPVEPSYLLYMIWASTQHYADFDYQICLLNDDQPLDDLQFEKAVQSVTSVILRGIGLTA from the coding sequence GTGGCAAGAACCCAGGACGAAATTCGCCAGACCAACGTTAAGAAGATTCTTCAGGCGGCAGAGCAACTGTTTGCCGAAAAGGGTTATGCCGGTGCTTCCATGGGCGAAATCGCACAACTGGCAGAGATCCCCAAGTCCAACGTGCACTACTACTTCTCGACCAAAAAAGCGCTGTATCAAGATGTTCTGTTAGAGCTTCTCGAGGTGTGGAAACAGGATGCGCTCTGCTTCGAGCTCTACGATGATCCTCGCGTGGTGCTTTCCACCTATATTCGCGCCAAGATGAACCACTCCCGCAACCGCGCCCACGGCTCGAAAGTTTGGGCGGCCGAAGTCATGCAGGGCGCGCCGATCCTTAAAGAACGCCTGCGCGACAACCTTTATGAATGGGCCAAGCTGAAAGAGTCGAAAATTCGCGAGTGGGTCGAGTCAGGTCAAATCAACCCCGTCGAGCCTTCATACCTCCTTTATATGATTTGGGCCTCCACCCAGCACTACGCTGATTTTGACTACCAAATCTGCTTGCTTAATGACGACCAACCGCTGGACGACTTACAGTTCGAAAAGGCCGTGCAGTCGGTGACCTCGGTGATTTTGCGCGGGATTGGGTTGACGGCGTGA
- a CDS encoding CoA-acylating methylmalonate-semialdehyde dehydrogenase: MSVVSHLINGELVESKRTLDVTNPSTGKVIRQVADADAADVERAIAGAQAAFPAWRDTPPAKRAQVMYRFKQLLEDNANRLVQLVSEEHGKTPEDAMGELKRGIENVEYACGVPELLKGEYSHNVGPGIDAWSNFQPLGVVAGITPFNFPAMVPLWMYPMAIACGNTFILKPSEKDPSAAMAVAELLQEAGLPKGVMNVIHGGREAVETLLDAKAVKAISFVGSTPVAEAIYSRGSAAGKRVQALGGAKNHAVVLPDADLENAANTLMGAAFGSCGERCMAISVAVCVGDQTAERLVETLLPKIAQLKVGPGTKRDLDMGPLVTAEHRDKVLGYIEDGVRAGATLVADGRDLKVAGFEEGYFVGGCLFDNVTAEMRIYQEEIFGPVLCVMRVASLDDAMQLINDHEYGNGTCLFTRDGEAARRFTDAIEVGMVGVNVPLPVPVAYHSFGGWKRSLFGDLHAYGPDSVRFYTRRKAVSQRWPSASEATRAEFSFPANQS, from the coding sequence ATGAGTGTTGTTTCCCACCTGATCAACGGCGAGTTAGTTGAAAGTAAGCGCACGCTGGATGTGACCAACCCTTCAACGGGTAAAGTGATTCGCCAAGTGGCTGACGCAGATGCCGCCGATGTAGAGCGCGCCATTGCCGGCGCCCAAGCGGCGTTTCCCGCCTGGCGAGATACGCCGCCCGCTAAGCGCGCCCAGGTGATGTACCGCTTTAAGCAATTGCTCGAAGATAATGCTAACCGCTTGGTACAGCTGGTCAGCGAAGAGCACGGCAAAACCCCCGAAGATGCCATGGGCGAACTCAAGCGCGGCATCGAGAACGTCGAGTATGCTTGCGGTGTGCCGGAGCTGCTAAAAGGTGAGTACTCCCACAATGTAGGGCCGGGCATTGATGCTTGGTCAAACTTCCAGCCGTTGGGTGTGGTGGCAGGTATTACCCCGTTTAACTTCCCCGCCATGGTGCCGCTGTGGATGTATCCCATGGCGATTGCCTGCGGTAATACCTTCATCCTTAAACCTTCAGAGAAAGATCCTTCAGCGGCCATGGCCGTAGCTGAACTGCTTCAAGAAGCGGGGCTACCCAAAGGTGTCATGAATGTAATTCACGGCGGGCGCGAAGCGGTGGAAACGCTGTTAGATGCCAAGGCCGTTAAAGCCATTTCCTTTGTTGGCTCAACGCCAGTTGCCGAAGCGATTTATTCGCGCGGTTCCGCTGCGGGTAAGCGCGTTCAGGCATTGGGTGGGGCGAAGAACCACGCGGTAGTGCTGCCGGATGCCGACCTGGAGAACGCCGCCAATACCTTAATGGGCGCAGCGTTTGGTAGTTGTGGCGAGCGCTGCATGGCGATCTCGGTAGCGGTCTGCGTGGGCGACCAGACCGCAGAGCGTTTGGTTGAAACCCTACTTCCTAAAATCGCTCAGCTAAAAGTTGGCCCCGGCACCAAGCGGGATCTGGATATGGGGCCACTGGTGACGGCGGAGCACCGCGATAAAGTACTTGGCTACATCGAAGATGGCGTAAGGGCTGGCGCGACGCTGGTCGCCGATGGCCGTGACCTGAAAGTCGCAGGCTTCGAGGAAGGCTATTTTGTGGGTGGCTGCCTATTCGATAACGTCACCGCCGAAATGCGCATTTACCAGGAAGAGATCTTCGGGCCAGTGCTCTGCGTCATGCGGGTCGCTAGCCTGGACGACGCCATGCAACTGATCAACGACCACGAGTACGGCAACGGCACCTGCCTGTTCACCCGCGATGGCGAAGCTGCCCGTCGCTTTACCGATGCTATCGAGGTTGGCATGGTCGGGGTGAACGTGCCGCTACCAGTGCCCGTGGCCTACCACAGCTTTGGTGGTTGGAAGCGCTCGTTGTTTGGCGACTTGCACGCCTACGGGCCAGACTCGGTGCGCTTCTACACCCGCCGGAAAGCAGTTTCTCAGCGCTGGCCATCCGCGAGCGAAGCGACACGGGCGGAGTTCTCGTTCCCTGCCAATCAAAGTTGA
- a CDS encoding aspartate aminotransferase family protein, producing the protein MFGIKSKTKPEASSSSMEEGSSKTALNQHYWMPFSANRDFHANPRVIAGAEGRYYIDDQGRKLFDSLSGLWTCGAGHNREEIQKAVAAQLGSLDFAPGFQIGHPLAFRLAEKVASLTPSGLDHVFFTNSGSEAADTSVKMAKAYWRLKGKPEKTRMIGRAKGYHGVNIGGTSLGGIGGNRKHYGQLMDVTHLPHTLQSGHAYTRGQAETGAELADALLDQIALHDASTIAAVIVEPMSGSAGVIVPPKGYLDRLREICTAHDILLIFDEVITAFGRSGATTGAQAFGVTPDIMNVAKQITNGAIPMGAVIASSEIFDTFMHAGGPQHAVEFPHGYTYSAHPVACAAGLAALEMMERENFPAQVSAIAPAFEQKLHALKGRNHVVDIRNYGLAGAIQLTPRHGDPIIRPRDAHMALWEAGFYVRYGGDTLQFGPPFGTTEAELERLFDAVATTLDSLA; encoded by the coding sequence ATGTTTGGAATAAAAAGCAAAACGAAGCCTGAAGCATCGAGCTCTTCTATGGAGGAGGGGTCTTCTAAAACGGCGCTTAATCAGCACTACTGGATGCCGTTTAGTGCTAACCGCGACTTCCATGCCAATCCGCGGGTTATCGCCGGGGCGGAAGGGCGCTACTACATTGATGACCAGGGCCGTAAGCTGTTTGATTCGCTTTCCGGGCTATGGACCTGCGGCGCGGGGCATAACCGTGAAGAGATCCAAAAAGCCGTAGCGGCACAGCTAGGCAGTCTCGACTTTGCACCTGGTTTTCAAATTGGCCACCCGCTGGCGTTCAGACTGGCGGAAAAGGTGGCCAGCCTTACGCCATCCGGGCTGGATCATGTGTTTTTCACCAACTCAGGTTCGGAAGCCGCTGATACCTCGGTGAAGATGGCCAAGGCCTACTGGCGGCTAAAAGGTAAACCTGAGAAGACCCGCATGATCGGCCGCGCCAAGGGCTACCACGGGGTGAATATTGGCGGTACCAGCCTGGGCGGGATTGGTGGCAATCGCAAACACTACGGCCAGTTGATGGACGTAACGCATCTGCCGCATACCCTTCAGTCTGGTCACGCCTACACTCGTGGCCAAGCGGAAACCGGTGCCGAGCTTGCCGATGCATTGCTCGATCAAATCGCCCTGCACGATGCCTCCACCATTGCGGCGGTGATTGTTGAGCCAATGTCCGGCTCTGCGGGTGTTATCGTGCCGCCAAAAGGCTATCTGGATCGGCTGCGTGAGATCTGTACTGCCCATGACATCCTGCTGATTTTTGACGAAGTGATTACCGCCTTTGGGCGCAGTGGCGCGACCACCGGCGCCCAAGCCTTTGGCGTAACGCCGGATATCATGAACGTGGCGAAGCAGATCACCAACGGCGCCATCCCCATGGGCGCAGTGATCGCTTCCAGCGAGATTTTCGACACCTTTATGCACGCCGGTGGCCCCCAACACGCCGTTGAATTCCCCCATGGTTACACCTACAGCGCCCACCCAGTGGCCTGCGCGGCGGGTCTGGCTGCGCTTGAGATGATGGAGCGAGAAAACTTCCCAGCTCAGGTTAGCGCCATCGCACCTGCCTTTGAGCAGAAACTGCACGCCCTGAAAGGCCGCAATCACGTTGTCGATATTCGTAACTACGGCTTAGCGGGTGCCATTCAGCTAACGCCACGGCACGGCGACCCCATCATTCGCCCGAGGGATGCTCATATGGCGCTTTGGGAGGCTGGCTTCTACGTGCGCTACGGCGGCGACACTCTGCAGTTTGGCCCTCCCTTTGGCACTACCGAGGCCGAGCTGGAGCGCTTGTTCGACGCGGTGGCCACCACCCTGGATTCGTTAGCCTAA
- a CDS encoding Zn-dependent hydrolase, whose translation MNSFAEPKIATADLRTDSDRLWEALMEMAKLGATPKGGVNRQALTDLERQGRDLFIQWCRAEGCTIRIDNIGNIFARREGSDPNAKTVMAGSHLDSQPTGGKYDGCFGVLSGLEVIRTLNQHNITTQSPIEVVAWTNEEGCRFPPCMMGSGVFSGELEFDAMMARTDADGVTVSDALDAIHYRGCDSVSPDEIKAYFEPHIEQGPILEDTDTTIGVVIGGLGQKWFDLTLTGLEAHAGPTPMNLRRDAMMGAAEVTQALNRIAFEHQPHGRGTVGCMTLHPGSRNVIPGQVKMTLDMRHWEPEALIAMGKAVAAAVEDICQRHGLAYELTPTADFAPEHFNKECVDAVREGAKQLGLSHMDIISGAGHDAMFVGRVAPAAMIFIPCKDGISHNEIESATPEHVHAGCNVLLHAMLDAAGLAE comes from the coding sequence ATGAACTCGTTTGCTGAACCGAAAATCGCTACAGCTGATTTGCGCACTGACAGTGACCGCCTCTGGGAAGCACTAATGGAGATGGCCAAACTAGGCGCCACCCCTAAAGGCGGCGTTAATCGCCAGGCGCTTACCGATCTAGAACGCCAGGGGCGTGACCTCTTTATCCAGTGGTGCCGTGCCGAGGGCTGCACGATACGGATTGATAATATCGGCAATATTTTTGCCCGCCGGGAAGGCAGCGACCCCAACGCCAAAACTGTCATGGCAGGCAGCCACTTGGATAGCCAGCCTACCGGCGGCAAGTACGATGGCTGCTTCGGCGTGCTCTCTGGCCTGGAAGTGATCCGCACCCTTAACCAGCACAACATCACCACGCAATCCCCTATCGAAGTCGTAGCCTGGACTAACGAAGAGGGCTGTCGCTTTCCGCCCTGCATGATGGGCTCCGGGGTGTTCAGCGGCGAGCTGGAATTTGACGCCATGATGGCGCGCACCGACGCTGATGGCGTCACGGTAAGCGATGCCCTGGACGCCATTCACTACCGCGGCTGCGACAGCGTCTCGCCAGATGAGATCAAAGCTTACTTTGAACCACACATTGAACAGGGCCCGATTTTGGAAGATACCGACACCACTATTGGTGTGGTTATCGGCGGACTTGGGCAGAAGTGGTTCGACTTAACGCTGACTGGACTTGAAGCCCACGCAGGCCCTACACCGATGAACCTACGTCGGGATGCTATGATGGGCGCAGCCGAAGTCACCCAAGCGCTCAACCGTATCGCCTTTGAACATCAGCCCCACGGCCGTGGCACGGTGGGCTGCATGACGCTGCACCCCGGTTCACGTAACGTGATTCCCGGTCAGGTTAAAATGACTCTGGATATGCGCCACTGGGAGCCTGAAGCCCTTATCGCAATGGGCAAAGCGGTGGCCGCCGCCGTGGAAGACATTTGCCAACGCCACGGGCTGGCATATGAATTAACGCCCACAGCGGATTTTGCCCCGGAACACTTCAACAAAGAGTGTGTTGATGCGGTGCGTGAAGGGGCGAAGCAGCTAGGCCTATCGCATATGGACATCATCAGCGGCGCGGGCCACGATGCGATGTTTGTAGGCCGCGTAGCTCCTGCGGCAATGATCTTTATTCCCTGCAAGGACGGCATTAGTCACAACGAGATCGAAAGCGCCACGCCGGAACACGTTCATGCAGGCTGTAACGTTCTGCTCCACGCCATGCTGGACGCTGCTGGCCTAGCGGAATAG
- the menE gene encoding o-succinylbenzoate--CoA ligase — protein sequence MKDTCPIHYWAKEAPQHIAIEAGSVKLSYLTLNRRVASLAQQLARKGFVPGDRLVVPAKGSLESLLLAWACLRAGVVFCPLNPAFPVAQQLDMAKRLQAGSVCQTESVDDYSSQLTSITLDFLAEADADEPPALDGRQLCNTIFTSGSSGTPKAVLHRVANHLASARGSASFIPVDQNSGWLLSLPLFHIGGYAIPFRVFMAGGRIILDDEPHTLPARLEQQSITHLSLVPTQLWRLLKAGFSPQRTQLRELLLGGAAIPAPLVAKMTSLGLTPKVSYGLSEMASQVCTGIPTAPGVVGKALPDREVRVVEGEIQVRGETLFCGYLNNGEIDPALNDEGWFATRDKGHFNSEGALVVEGRLDNGFISGGENIQPEAIEQRLVDHPGVAQALVVPVPHPEWGERPVAFIDWHGEGVTEQALSTWVREALPGFMVPDAWLAWPPGVGFKPSRTRFAELARARVDFTV from the coding sequence GTGAAAGATACTTGCCCTATTCACTACTGGGCCAAAGAGGCCCCGCAGCATATCGCCATAGAGGCGGGCTCGGTAAAGCTTAGTTACCTAACACTCAATCGCCGCGTCGCATCTTTAGCGCAGCAACTGGCTCGGAAAGGTTTTGTGCCAGGTGATCGGCTAGTGGTTCCTGCAAAAGGCTCACTTGAGTCTTTGCTGCTGGCGTGGGCCTGCCTGCGGGCTGGGGTTGTTTTCTGCCCGCTTAACCCTGCCTTTCCTGTTGCCCAGCAGCTCGACATGGCCAAACGCTTGCAGGCTGGCAGCGTTTGCCAAACGGAAAGCGTCGACGATTACTCCTCCCAGCTAACGTCGATTACCCTGGATTTCCTGGCGGAAGCTGATGCAGATGAGCCTCCGGCGCTCGATGGGCGCCAGCTGTGCAACACCATTTTTACCTCAGGCTCCAGCGGTACGCCCAAGGCGGTGCTGCATCGCGTGGCCAATCATTTGGCCTCCGCTCGTGGCTCGGCGTCGTTTATTCCCGTTGATCAAAACAGTGGCTGGCTACTCTCGCTGCCGCTGTTTCATATCGGTGGCTACGCTATTCCGTTCCGCGTTTTTATGGCCGGTGGGCGGATTATTCTTGATGACGAGCCGCACACGCTTCCCGCACGCCTTGAGCAACAATCGATTACCCACCTTTCACTAGTGCCTACTCAGCTTTGGCGGCTGCTGAAGGCGGGCTTTTCGCCCCAGCGCACGCAGTTGCGCGAGCTGCTACTGGGCGGCGCGGCGATTCCCGCTCCGTTGGTTGCAAAGATGACCTCCTTGGGGCTAACACCGAAGGTTAGCTATGGGTTATCGGAAATGGCCAGCCAGGTTTGCACTGGTATACCCACCGCACCGGGCGTCGTCGGTAAGGCGTTGCCGGATCGTGAAGTGAGGGTTGTTGAGGGTGAGATACAGGTGCGTGGCGAGACCCTGTTCTGCGGTTATTTGAATAACGGCGAGATTGATCCAGCCCTCAATGACGAAGGCTGGTTTGCCACCCGCGACAAGGGGCACTTCAATTCGGAAGGTGCGCTGGTGGTGGAAGGTCGGCTCGATAACGGCTTTATCTCCGGTGGCGAGAATATTCAGCCAGAAGCAATCGAGCAGCGCTTGGTCGACCACCCCGGCGTTGCCCAGGCGCTAGTGGTACCGGTGCCCCACCCCGAGTGGGGGGAGCGCCCGGTGGCGTTTATCGATTGGCATGGAGAAGGCGTGACAGAACAGGCGCTAAGCACTTGGGTACGCGAAGCGCTACCCGGCTTTATGGTGCCCGATGCCTGGCTAGCTTGGCCGCCTGGAGTGGGCTTTAAACCCTCCCGCACGCGGTTTGCTGAGCTGGCGCGGGCACGCGTGGATTTTACCGTTTAG
- the menC gene encoding o-succinylbenzoate synthase — MQLALYRYSLPFLQPLVFKGERLANREGLLVSINGQWGEIAPLPGFSTETLAEAEAESLACLAALSRGEKVSPALQSVQFGFDCAQRSWPSNLPASLPPYPLLQGAPAALIQSLPTADWQASPPSRLKLKVARYAMEEELALIEQLAARLPTTKLILDANGGWTRQEAQRFCERLPLKQIDYLEEPCATFADTIAVAEATGVAIALDETLTRGEEWNYHPQLKALVIKPSLVGSLSICGALVQRARAGNLRVVISSSFESDLGLGLLSRLASVWAPDEPPGLDTGHWLTERVTTATGEVMTESLHCLSNMENSA; from the coding sequence ATGCAGCTGGCGCTCTATCGCTACTCCCTCCCGTTCCTCCAGCCGTTAGTGTTTAAAGGAGAGCGGCTGGCGAATAGAGAAGGGCTGTTAGTTTCCATTAACGGGCAGTGGGGCGAGATTGCCCCGCTACCTGGCTTCTCGACTGAAACGCTGGCGGAAGCTGAAGCCGAAAGTCTGGCCTGTTTGGCTGCGTTGAGCCGAGGCGAAAAAGTCTCCCCAGCACTGCAATCGGTGCAGTTTGGGTTTGACTGCGCCCAACGCTCTTGGCCAAGCAATCTTCCTGCTTCTTTGCCGCCCTACCCGTTGCTCCAGGGTGCGCCTGCCGCGCTAATCCAGTCTCTTCCAACCGCCGATTGGCAAGCGTCGCCACCGTCTCGGCTTAAGCTAAAGGTGGCGCGCTATGCTATGGAAGAGGAGCTAGCGCTGATCGAACAGCTTGCCGCCCGGCTGCCGACGACCAAGCTGATTCTGGATGCCAACGGCGGCTGGACACGGCAAGAAGCTCAGCGCTTCTGTGAGCGCCTGCCCCTTAAACAGATCGACTACCTGGAAGAGCCCTGCGCTACCTTCGCTGACACTATCGCTGTTGCAGAAGCCACCGGGGTGGCCATTGCCCTGGATGAAACGCTAACGCGCGGGGAGGAGTGGAACTATCACCCGCAGCTTAAAGCCCTGGTGATCAAACCCTCGCTGGTCGGCTCGCTAAGCATCTGCGGGGCACTCGTTCAACGAGCAAGGGCGGGTAACCTTCGCGTGGTGATCTCCTCTAGCTTTGAGTCCGATCTGGGCCTTGGGCTGTTGAGTCGGCTGGCTAGCGTGTGGGCGCCCGATGAGCCGCCGGGGCTGGATACTGGCCACTGGCTTACCGAGCGCGTGACCACTGCAACGGGCGAAGTGATGACAGAAAGCTTGCACTGCCTTTCTAACATGGAAAATTCAGCGTGA
- the menB gene encoding 1,4-dihydroxy-2-naphthoyl-CoA synthase: MINGLTETELYAPVEWQDRSDGYQDILYHTTADGIARITINRPEVRNAFRPLTVSEMAQALNRARHDSAIGAILLTGAGDKAFCSGGDQRIRGDYGGYQDEEGTHHLNVLDFQRDIRTCPKPVVAMVAGYAIGGGHVLHLMCDLTIAADNAIFGQTGPKVGSFDGGYGASYMARIVGQKKAREIWFLCRQYSAAQGLEMGLVNHVVPLDELEKESVRWCREMLQHSPMALRCLKAALNADCDGQAGLQELAGNATMLYYMTEEGQEGRNAFNEKRRPDFSRYPRNP; the protein is encoded by the coding sequence ATGATCAACGGACTCACTGAAACGGAACTCTATGCACCAGTCGAGTGGCAGGATCGCTCCGATGGCTATCAGGATATTTTGTACCACACCACTGCCGATGGCATTGCCCGCATTACCATCAACCGGCCAGAGGTTCGCAACGCCTTTCGCCCGCTAACGGTTAGCGAGATGGCCCAAGCGCTTAACCGCGCCCGCCACGACAGCGCTATTGGCGCCATTCTGCTGACTGGCGCAGGCGACAAAGCGTTCTGTTCCGGCGGTGACCAGCGCATTCGCGGAGACTATGGCGGCTACCAGGATGAAGAGGGCACCCACCACCTCAACGTGCTGGATTTCCAGCGCGATATTCGTACCTGCCCTAAACCGGTAGTGGCGATGGTGGCGGGCTACGCCATCGGCGGCGGCCACGTGCTGCATCTAATGTGCGACCTGACCATTGCCGCCGACAACGCGATTTTCGGCCAAACAGGCCCTAAAGTCGGCTCCTTCGATGGCGGCTACGGCGCTTCTTATATGGCGCGCATTGTGGGCCAGAAAAAAGCCCGGGAGATCTGGTTTTTATGCCGCCAATATAGCGCCGCCCAAGGGCTGGAAATGGGGCTGGTGAACCACGTGGTGCCATTGGACGAACTGGAAAAAGAGAGCGTGCGCTGGTGCCGGGAAATGCTACAGCACAGCCCCATGGCGCTGCGTTGCCTAAAAGCCGCGCTCAATGCCGACTGCGACGGCCAGGCCGGGCTGCAGGAATTGGCGGGCAATGCCACCATGCTCTACTACATGACCGAAGAGGGGCAGGAGGGCCGTAACGCCTTTAACGAAAAGCGCCGCCCGGACTTCTCCCGCTACCCGCGTAACCCTTAA
- the frdD gene encoding fumarate reductase subunit FrdD: protein MNKHDNRHKQAIDEPLWWGLFSAGGVCFAVLLPAVILFIAVLLPLGLLPAEALSYERASALLFSVPGFLFVGAVVCLPLFHAAHRLRHGMFDISVGNDSINKKLMYGGAALLSIVALGLVVAGFLG, encoded by the coding sequence ATGAATAAACACGACAATCGGCATAAACAAGCCATTGATGAGCCGCTTTGGTGGGGGCTGTTTAGCGCGGGCGGCGTTTGTTTTGCCGTCTTGCTGCCCGCCGTGATTCTCTTTATCGCCGTTCTACTGCCCCTTGGCCTGCTGCCTGCCGAAGCGCTGAGCTATGAGCGCGCATCGGCACTGCTGTTTAGCGTACCGGGCTTTCTGTTTGTTGGGGCGGTGGTCTGTTTGCCGCTCTTTCACGCCGCCCACCGCCTGCGCCATGGGATGTTTGATATCAGCGTGGGTAATGACTCAATCAACAAAAAACTAATGTACGGTGGGGCTGCGTTGCTTAGTATTGTGGCGCTGGGTTTAGTCGTGGCGGGCTTCCTGGGTTAA
- a CDS encoding fumarate reductase subunit C yields the protein MDKLSTQRLPPLKRNWWLKHRFFKLYMLREATVLPLVFFTLCLLAGMVALLQGAESWQGWIAFMGSPIVLVLNLLALAASLFHAATFFVLFPRVMPLRIAGRSLPDQAIVAGQWAGVVVVALLFFWLLGRA from the coding sequence ATGGATAAATTATCAACACAACGCCTGCCGCCACTGAAACGCAACTGGTGGCTGAAACACCGCTTCTTTAAACTCTATATGCTGCGCGAAGCCACGGTGCTGCCGCTGGTGTTTTTTACGCTCTGCTTGCTTGCCGGTATGGTTGCTCTTCTTCAAGGAGCAGAAAGTTGGCAGGGGTGGATCGCCTTTATGGGCTCTCCCATCGTATTAGTGCTGAATCTTCTAGCGCTCGCCGCTAGCCTGTTTCACGCCGCCACCTTCTTTGTGCTGTTTCCCCGGGTAATGCCGCTGCGTATCGCCGGGCGCAGCCTGCCTGATCAGGCCATTGTTGCCGGACAGTGGGCGGGAGTGGTGGTCGTTGCGCTGCTATTTTTCTGGCTACTGGGGAGGGCCTAA
- a CDS encoding succinate dehydrogenase/fumarate reductase iron-sulfur subunit, producing MNTQQIITKHISVKRYMPDSSAEPYWQQYELPVDDSTSLLDALNHIKEQLDSTLSYRWSCRMAICGSCGVMVNGIPKLGCKTFLRDYEGEIRIEPLSHFPVQRDLVVDMEIFLEHLAAVKPYLIDDNPVKPYDPQAPETYQQSPEQLARYKQFANCINCGLCYSACPQFGLNPEFLGPAALTLAHRYNLDSRDHGKKQRMAELNRHEGVWSCTFVGFCSKVCPKHVDPAAAVNQGKVEAAKHTLIALFKG from the coding sequence ATGAATACTCAGCAGATCATCACCAAACACATCAGCGTCAAGCGCTACATGCCCGACAGCTCGGCTGAACCCTATTGGCAGCAGTACGAACTGCCGGTGGACGACAGCACCTCGCTGTTGGATGCCCTAAACCATATTAAAGAGCAGCTCGATAGTACCTTGAGCTACCGCTGGTCATGCCGAATGGCGATTTGCGGCTCCTGCGGTGTGATGGTGAACGGCATTCCCAAGCTCGGCTGTAAAACTTTCCTGCGCGATTACGAAGGCGAGATCCGCATCGAGCCACTATCCCACTTCCCGGTGCAGCGGGATTTAGTAGTGGATATGGAAATATTCCTTGAGCACCTGGCGGCGGTTAAGCCCTACCTGATCGATGACAACCCAGTAAAACCCTACGACCCCCAGGCACCGGAAACCTATCAGCAGTCTCCCGAACAGCTCGCCCGCTATAAGCAGTTCGCCAACTGCATTAATTGTGGTCTCTGCTACTCCGCCTGCCCGCAGTTTGGACTTAATCCTGAGTTCCTTGGCCCGGCGGCGCTAACGCTGGCCCACCGTTACAACCTGGATAGCCGCGACCATGGCAAGAAGCAGCGTATGGCCGAACTTAACCGCCATGAGGGGGTGTGGAGCTGCACCTTTGTGGGCTTCTGCTCCAAGGTTTGCCCCAAACACGTTGATCCGGCCGCTGCTGTGAATCAGGGCAAGGTCGAGGCAGCCAAACACACACTCATTGCGCTGTTCAAAGGGTAG